acatccatatctatccaaactatctatcttctttattaataaatttaaatatttccacataatatctctataatattcttaataaagttatttacaaaagatacatcctttaaccataaaataactacactatcatttacgtcaattatttttaaattaataaccacatcgttaccaccgttgccactagcaccacccgttgccgtcACCGCCGCCGTCGCATTGCGTAGGTACCCATCTCGTGATATACTAATCCATGTTCGGCAATGAGCTTTTCGGACCTTTTCATGCTTTTACACTCAGACAAAGGCAGAAAAGCTCTTATTAGAAACCAAACTTGGGGCccgtttgtttttttaaccatttatTTAAGTGATTGAATTGGTAAAGTAGTTGAATGAATAAGTAATATCGGTACGGAATACGCATTAAGTCaatatagttgtttttgtttattaagtaaaaaaaatacacttttgatgacttaatggattatGTATTTCTTATTAAGTCacgactttttaattaagaGACTAAACACTCTCATTTGTTTGGTTTCAAGAGTTTAATGTTTTTAGCTTAAAAATTGTTGACCTAAAAAGTAACATAAATAAGTGTCACTCTTGTCattttataacttaaaaaaaaaactgtagaTTGATAGGAACTGTTTGGTCTCATGTACTGAATTGGTAGCCACAAAACCTCAACAGGGATAGTATAAGGTAATTaaaccacttaaattcaattctgcttctgacaagattcgaacccaggtTGCTTTTAGAAAGTGGCAACTGTgacattttataactttttatattaatagttttatttattatgtcaaACACCTAATTGTATTCGGAAAACACATTAATTATCAATTTTCAAGTACAACCACGAGTTCTTAGCATTGGCTAATTTTATCAAACATACTAAACTTTGTGTGGGGTTCTTTTCAGTATTAACCCacttattttttagtttatatgaTCATAAAATTAGAGGAGGAGAAAAGGaatattctttttatctttcCACACAATGATATCTTTCAACGTCGGGATCACAAGTTACCAATGGGAACACGGTGGCATCGTGGCATCTCCATGTGCTCAGGGGAAGTGCTCGGATGGATATATCAAACCAAAAATACTGTCTTTTACTTTTATACGATCATTCGTCTATAGCTAATATCAGTAAATCAAACATGAGAAACATTGCAATTTTTATACTATAATTTTATCTAAATAAGATAAGCTAAAAAAATGTGACAAGTATCTGTTTAATGGAAGTGTCCAAGTACTAAAATGCAACCAATTATTAGGTGGTtgcttatactttttattatttttaattaatttaatgtaattattattcttatttagAGCCTAAAGGGCTTTCATTAGCAAATCCCTTTATTTAATCAtagtataaatttatatatacataacttgcatatttttttattcatgatAAATCTTAATTCTTATTAGACCGTGTAACTTTCAAATGGCCAGATTGAGTTGATATCGTTTACGATTTAGTGGATTCATCCAATGATAAAATCCTTATCGTTAAATGGCCTATCTGTACATCGATATACATCTACATTGAGTTTATTCAACATAGTTTAAGCACTTCACAACAAACAACCAGTTTCTATTACACTTTCGGCGATCATAAATTGAAATTGCTCATCTACATAATAAGCACACTATTCATAATAACATATCTCACTTGTAAATGTATCAGGGAATTGTGATTTCATTTCCAAATAGATTTTGTTTTCCCATATAggatattttaaaaatcatgTTCTGATcagtttttaaaaagttttttatctttttaactttagaaaaatttagataatcattttctaaaagtggtGTATCAAACACCTTTTTGTTTCTCTACATTTTGCATTATACAAATTAAGACCCAAAACGCAATTTTTGAACGTATTTaatgttgggttatataactatttatcaaatcaaatcataaagcacgcagcggaatataaatctatgtagttaattaattaaccaagaaagaaaacgtgtaccttaaattaaagagaataaaacaagaaactttataataaagtttaaaataaaacctCTCTTCGATCGCACACACAACGttagaatgtatgtatgctaatACCTTGATCACaaactcacaaacccgttgtgtatCTCCCTTAATTCGAAACCCCAACACTTGAATCACCAAAACTCCTTGGTATTTGTTGAATACAAGTTGGAAACAAATAAATTTGTTTCGAAACCCCAACACTTGAATCACCAAAACTCCTTGGTATTTGTTGAATACAAGTTGGAAACAAATAAATTTGTTTCTGCCGAACTAAAGATTCCAAACCAATCACAATTAAAGTTAGCAATTGATTATCTAGTTCCATGTGAGAATTCGAAAGACACAAACCGAATACCCTTAAAGGGTTCGGTCGAATGGAAAAgggaaaagagaaaaagaaggtTTTCTTAGGTGAAGGTATATCAAACCCTTAGATTATAATCctctatatatagagatatatttaaGGTTTAATAACTTGGTGATCAAGTTTAATCAAAGCCCTAAAAGGCTTCTCAAAACCAGCATCCTTTAGGGAATTAGGGTCCAACACTAATTTTCTAATTTCCCATTTAATCCTCattctaattaatttaattacaattaatcctttaacttatttaaattaattatttcgtgatcaaactaattaataaattacatttaatatattaattaattatagttacattcgtgttgaacgtgtgaccccgtaggcttaaatacttttcggacatacgttcattttacgtgatcatatacctACAtttaagagggtgtttgggatagcgttttaaagtgattatctgattattacgtttgtaaaacgtaaattatcttattatttactatgaaaacacagttttggataaacatatacatacatgctttttcaaaactcagttttaaaaagtataatctattttgaaaacacaaagtttattttttattcacaaTATTAAAAAACTCTTAAGTAATTTTCCATCCCAGGTTTCCAATCGaaatattttaagtaattttatAGATTAACCGTAGACTTATTTctagaaattatatttattcacTGATATCAATCTAAGcatataatagtttttatttatagttaataTTAATCTATCATGACATTAAACTAGTACAAATTTTACTTTTATCAGCCCATTGTAACATAAGAtaaattttcaaagtccaaATGAATCGTCCAATCGAGAAACGATAAAATTGTTTACTTATCAAGTTATCATCTTTTGGTGCTCGTTTGTATTTTAACTTTGTATATTGGCGTTCTTGTATAGCCTCTGGCTTTCAATctcatttaataaaatttcaGCTGAccgttaaatttttttttatcatcacaTCATGCAAATAATGCTAGTGATTTTTATTGTGCCTCAAGGCCCTCAAACACCATTCAAGACAAACCAATATAGTCATCTTCAGCCACCGTGGCCCACATAATTGGATGGTTGCTTTCATCCCATAGCCAACCCACCTTCTTATTCAATTCTACTACCTCAATAAAAAGTCGCACATCATTTCTAGTCTATTTTGttcttccaaaaaaaaaaaaaaaaaaactcgtaaAAAATATAACACTATAAACAATGGATCAAACAACATCTCCGAAATCTTCAGTACCACCATCAACATCGATATCGAACGCCACGGTTTCAACCACCACATCCCCTACTCCTCTTATTGCCCTAAAGGCTTTCAAATACCCAGAAATGTAATCAACGTACTTGATCTTTATATTACTccttttacaaatttttatctatatatatatgaaattaatttttgCAAGTATGTAcatgtgtgttttttatttgtggTTAATAATTTGTGTCATATGTAGATATACGAGTCCCACAGATTCGATCATGTCCCCAGTTTCCAAGGGTATACTACTTGCAAGAACCAAGTCTAAGAAAACATCATTTCATGTCACAAACTTTTCTACAAGTCAAGAACAGTCCAAGGTACAACCTACGGCATAaccattattgttattataatttataagtgtataactatATATAGGTTCAAACTTGGGTTTGATATGATTTTGATATGGTgctgaaaaataaaataaaatatttactatTTTTCCACATTACTAAATAGTTGTACAAAAGTCGAAGGATAtaataattaaagttttttGGTTATGAAGGGCTTAAGCTACAAACCGGCATATAATGTTAACTCTACACACCAAGACATAAATTTACATGTTTGATGATAACTTTATGTAGCTATCAACTGATGTTGCAGATTAGAGATACCAAGTTTGGAGACACGGGTGCTCTGGAAACTTGAAGAACTTTGATGGGTTGTTTACACTTTGATgaactttattttaagaaatccaACAAAGTTGATTAAACTCTTGATACTTACAACTTAATTGTGATTTTTCTTACTTAATTGAACATAAATACTTCCTTTGATCTatgtaattaataataatattaataatcacAATTGggcatatatataacataataggCTGTCGAAATGATAAATTTAGCAAAATTGATGAAGTAATTGTTGTATGTGTTGTAGTAAAAGGGTtttgataaattgtttaacTGTTACTTGATCATTCATTTATACCGTGTACAATTTGGCATCTCTCGTCGAAACTTACCAAACAAATATATCTTAGATTCAAATggattaagatttttttaagccGAACAACTTGAAAGGTCAGGTTAAAAAGATATTAAACTTTGGAATAATATATGTCATGACTCAAAGataatttttagattttaaccTTTAATTCATGAGCAGGCCCGTGCTATGAATTTTGGGTGTCCAGCTCGATAATATATTAATGGTGCCCATTAAACGTCAAAATTTATCATTAACGGATGAAgtatagtaagtatatataaaaagttatcaaaacaaacataacaatAATGTTGttcgaaaatataaaataactatagcAAAGTttctaacttatttttaaatgcatcaaaatttaagttttgataatctatatctatactatattaataaacaaactatccaTCTCTATTTTTAACTCTctaacctttaaaatacccaaattacctttaattttcaacacattcctaaccCACGGTCCCACACATTAAATCTACCAAATATATCTCTAAAATACTTTACACctatatttatcaaaactatctatctccttattaattaatttaaatatttctatctaatatctttataatatttttaataacattatatacaaaaaaaatatattttaaccataaaataactacactaccatttgcgtcaattacttttagagtgataaccacatcgttaccaccaccactagcactacccgttgccgccaccgccaccgccgtcgcattgcgcaTGTACCCATCTCGTAATACCATAAGTTGTTTAAGTCTCACATAAAAAAGTTAATCAAAGTAtgtaaatcaatatatatgtttgaacaATGAACAATTCCAGTTTGCGTATTTACTCTTTGCGACTATCTGCATatattaatttcaaaaaatataggatgagattattatgtatggtataataataaaacaataatataattcataagATATTGATGGACTAGTGGACTttaatatataagataagaaCATCTTTTGCCTATTGATATATCTTTAGCAGCaaagttaatttaatatatcaatatatagagtGACTAAGTGACGTATTGTATACAAAATTTGATGCCCTTTACTTTTTGGTGCCCTGCTCAATTGAGCCTTTCGCACTTGCCCAAGATCGGGCTTGTTCATGAGAGTTCAATTAActagtttttttaaaagttgtaaATTACCTGCAAATATCGAGATGTCTAATATACGTTGTTTTAAGCAGACCCGCGCTAGAGAGTCTCTTGCTGAATAGATCTCCAATTTGAATTCCTCGATGAGAAATTTCTGTCACTTAGAGATATAGAGAGAAACCCACCTTACTTAAAGACAATAATGAATAATGTTTAAACTTTCCTTGATCATTTACAATAGTCTGAAAGTTGGAACTAAAATAAtcattattgatataaaaagtgCCGATTGGTCGGGAGGACTTGGCCCGCGTCTTATCATGGTACCAACCATTGTTTATCGACTTCAAACGTCTCTTTTTTAACACAAGAGGATTGAACTCTTTTTGGGAAATCAACAAGAGTATGCTAGCCAATAATGTTTAGCCTAGCTGGTCAGAAGCATTATCGGTTTTACTAAAGATCTTGAGTTCGATTTTTAGGGTCGGCAAACCTTAGGATTTTTCCATCAGAATACTTGGAACTGTCCATGGTTAATATCTTGTTGTCCAGGTTACATACAACGCTTCGctattatacggtgaggtttccctgatgtcgtATACCAACCAAATATTCGAAAAATAAGAGTATGATCCTTAACCTATCCCAAAGTAGACTTTTATTTCATGagaaataatgataataaatttatattatgaaTAAGGTGTCTAATTTCCCCCTTAACAATTCCCTCACACCCCACCCCAATCAACTTAATTATGCTTCTAAATATGAAtggatacttttttttttaagagagaaatttttaatatgaaaaaaatacaataatttgATGCATGTTAATTACAACTCTtagtatataatatttttttaaaaaaataacacgGTAGACAACAAAAATGAGATGTAAAATATGGGTGAGCTTGGATCGATTTTGACCTAAAATCGAAACTCAAACCGAAAGTTTCGGTTTTGTGAAAATCAGAAACTGTTGGACTTGGTTtgtttcggttcggtttctcAGTATTTTCgttcggtttgggtcggttttcaGGTTTTTTTACACGATATCATAATACATCTATTTACCTTTCAACTAATCGTGATGAAGTAATAACTGTTGTTacgttttttttaatgtttcgGTGCTCTAATGGAAGCATGGAGCAGTTATAATTAGGAATGGGCATGGGATTGGTAGTCCTGTACCCGTATCGGTACCGATGGTACCAATCCCGAAATCGATCAAAAGTCGGCACCGATCCCCATCCTATATGAATCGGTACGGTACCGGTATCAAAAGTCGGCACCGATCCCGATACTACATGTGAACCTACCGATCTTTCAACAACATACCTTGGATATTTTACGTCAGAAACTGTAAGCCCATTGTTGTTTCCGAACAACGTTGGAGATCTTGCAATAACCCATAATTTTGGGGGCAACAATTTCACAGGCCAGTTAGCTTCTGTACCAATTGCAAGAACAAGGGCGAAGACTGCATATGCTTTCCTTGCTGGTGAAAACGAGCTTACTGGTGAGTTTCCTGGACCTCCAACCCTCTCCTCATGAAAAATTTCATTGAGATGAGAACCACAAGACTCGAACTTGAGACTTTAGGTAAATTCACCCCCGgggcccacatagtggatttagaagatacacCTGACCACTAGGGTTTAAACCAGTGGTTTCTCATCccaattataataaaaaatttaacactTTTGCTCTCGTTATGAATCACtattagagggtgtttgggattgagttataaagtgattatctgattatcgcgtttgtaaaacgcaaataatatagaaaagtgtttgtatgaaaaagtgattatctgctatgaaaacgcataatttattttgaaaacacagattttgttttgtaatcgcaataccaaacacccccttacaTAAGATGGTCATAAagatttttaaacaattatatttgtttgtagGCTATTGAGTTATGTTAGATAATAtatcattataataatataactaataacTAGAAAATAGATTTAAATAGATATGAATCACTTAAGgccaataaatataaatgtaaaaaaatataattataaaataaattaaattatatatggcTTTCTGTTCAATTCAATTTTACCTATCGGTTTTACATTTAAAATTGAAACCCCAACTAATCTGTTGAgttttgaaaaaatcaaaaccaaactaATCGGTTTAATTCGATTTTCAGTTTATTCATTTCGATTTTCTACATCTTTTTGGTTTTACAGTAAAACCATTGTCGATAGCATTGTCATACTTTCCTTTTATGTTAACATCGAAATGCATTAACTTTTGTTTAGATATCATTATCCTTTTTTTCCACCTTTGGAAATAAGCTTTGCCATAtcataaaaaccaaaaataaattaatttgaaaatgaaataatattgAATGCTAAAAACAAATTCACAAACGCGTTTTCTCAATGAACTCCCTTTCCTTCACTGTTTCTCtctctgtctctctctctctcacccCATGTTCTCTCTACTCTCTCTGCCAAacacaaattattattattattctagggttagggtttttaacaacaaaaccccattttcaatattcataatttaatccaccaagttttgattttttagatACCCGTTTAGATTTAATATAATGGgtcattttcaaaatcaattatttttactgTTTACTGTGTTTTTTGTCTTTCATTTTTACCATGTTTACAGTCAAGATTCTGATAAATCAGCCCTTTTGGAGTTCAAGGCTTCTTTTTTGGATCCTGATGGAGTTCTGACAAGCTGGAATTTGAGCAACCCAGATCATTGTTCATGGATCGGAGTCACTTGCGGGTCGGGTTCTCGGGTTGTGGCGGTTAATATTACCGGTGGAGGTAATTCTGGTGAGTTTACTTGTAATAAGTATGATATGTTTTCTTTGTATGGGTTTGGAATTAGgaagaaatgtttagaaaataagTTTAAGTTAATTGGTAAGTTAACGGATTCAATCTCAAAGCTTTCTGAGCTTAGGATATTGTCTCTTCCATTTAATGATCTAGGTGGTGAAATTCCTGTTGGGATTTGGGGTATGGAGAAGTTAGAAGTTATTGATCTTGAAGGGAATTTGATTAGTGGGAATTTGCAGAGTCGGTTTAGTGGGTTAAGGCGTCTCCGGGTTCTTAATTTGGGGTTTAATCAGATGTCTGGAGAGATACCGGCTTCCTTGGTGGAAGTTAAGACTTTGCAGGTGTTGAATCTTGCTGGGAATCGGATTAATGGGTCGGTTCCAGCGTTTGTTAATGTTTTTGGAGATTTGAGAGGGTTGTATTTGTCGTTTAATCAGTTATCTGGGAATATACCTAGTGAGATTGGGTATAATTGTAGGAATCTTGAACATTTGGAGCTTTCGGGTAATCTTTTGGTTGGTGGGATTCCGACTAGTTTAGGAAATTGTACTAAGTTACAATCACTCTTGTTGTATTCAAATTTGCTTCAAGAAGAAATCCCTGTTGAACTAGGTAGGCTTGAAGCGCTGCAAGTGTTGGATGTATCCAGAAATAGTCTTAGTGGTGCATTACCACGGGAGCTTGGAACCTGTTTTAATTTATCGATCCTAGTGTTATCCAACTTGTTGAATCCTATTCCTATGGTTTTTAATTCTGATGACGATTTGTCAGCATTGGCTCCTGAAGATGAGTTTAATTACTTTGAGGGGACGATACCTTCAGAAATCACTACTCTTCCAAGTCTGAAGTTGTTATGGGCACCAAGAACGACTTTAGAGGGAGTATTTCCAGACGATTGGGGAGCTTGTTCTAGCTTAGAAATGGTGAACCTCGCCCAGAACCTTTTTGTTGGTAAAATCTCCAAAGGGTTTGATAGTTGCAACAAGTTGCATTTTCTGGATTTGAGTTCAAACAAGTTGACTGGTGAGATCAGTGATAAACTTCGTGTTCCTTGTATGACGGTTTTTGATGTCAGTGGTAATCATCTTTCTGGGCCAATTCCGACTTTTCATTACACTACATGTGAACCTACCGATCTTTCAACAACATACCTTGGATATTTTACGTCAGAAACTGTAAGCCCGTTGTTGTTTCCGAACAACGTTGGAGATCTTGCAATAACCCATAATTTTGGGGGCAACAATTTCACAGGCCAGTTAGCTTCTGTACCGATTGCAAGAACAGGGGCGAAGACTGCATATGCTTTCCTTGCTGGTGAAAACGAGCTTACTGGTGAGTTTCCTGGAACTCTATTTGAAAGTTGTGCAAAACTGAAATCGATGGTTGTTAATGTGAGCTCCAACATGTTATCTGGTGAAATCCCGATGAATATTGGTCAAATGTGCCCAAGCTTAACCTTTTTGGATGTATCCACGAATCGTATCTCTGGGACTATTCCTACTAGCTTTGGTGATTTGGGTTCTCTTGTTGCGGTGAATTTGAGTTGGAATATGTTAACAGGAAATATACCTATTGGCTTTAACAAGATTAAGAATCTCAAAAACATTTCACTGTCAGGTAACAATCTTACGGGTCGAATTCCCTCCGGCTTGGGAAAGGTGAGCTCTTTAGAAGTTCTTGAACTTTTTTCAAACTCCTTGTCCGGGGAGATCCCAGACGATCTTGTAGAGCTTAAAAATTTAACGACTCTCTTGCTCAACAACAACAAGCTTTCTGGGCCGATCCCATCTGGTTTGGCAAACGTGAAGACGATGTTGAAATTTAACGTCTCTTTTAATAACCTGTCAGGGCCGTTGCCATCAAATGATAATTTGATGAAATGCAGTAGTGTtcttggaaatccatatttacAGTCGTGTAAGATCTCCCCAAATTCTTCTCCTGATCAGCCCCCTGGTAGTGGTTTTGCAAATCTGTCTGGTTCGCCAGTGTCTGCACCAGAGGGTCGAGGTGGCTTAAATTCGATTGCAATTGCTTCCATAACATCTGCGTCTGCTATATTTTCGGTTATGCTAGCTCTCATGGTTCTGTTCTTCTGCACGAAATGGCGGCCCAAACCTGGTGCTCAAAATCGTGGGTCTGTTCGTAAGGAAGTTACGGTTTTTACGGACATTGGAGTCCCCTTAACGTTTGAGAATGTTGTTCGGTCCACTGGTAGTTTCAATGCCAGCAACTGTATTGGAAATGGAGGGTTTGGAGCTACTTACAAGGCCGAAATATCTCCAGGTTTTTTGGTTGCTATAAAACGTCTGTCGGTTGGGCGGTTTCAGGGTGTACAACAGTTTGATGCAGAGATTAAAACATTGGGTCGGCTTCGGCACCCAAATCTAGTGACCTTAATTGGGTATCATGCAAGTGAAACCgaaatgtttttaatttacAATTATTTACCCGGTGGCAACTTGGAAAGATTCATCCAAGAAAGATCTGTTCGGGCTGTAGATTGGAGAGTCCTTCACAAGATCGCGCTCGATATTGCTCGTGCACTGGCTTACCTCCATGACCAATGTGTTCCTCGTGTCCTTCATCGTGATGTGAAACCGAGTAATATCTTGCTTGACGATGATTTCAATGCTTATCTGTCTGATTTTGGTTTGGCCCGGCTTTTGGGTACCTCTGAGACTCATGCAACCACCGGGGTTGCTGGAACTTTCGGCTACGTTGCTCCAGAATACGCAATGACATGTCGGGTTTCCGATAAGGCAGATGTTTACAGCTATGGGGTGGTGCTGTTGGAGTTGATATCTGACAAGAAAGCATTGGACCCATCTTTTTCATCTTATGGTAACGGGTTCAACATTGTGGCTTGGGCTTGTATGCTTCTACGACAGGGTCATGCTAAGGAGTTCTTCACAGCAGGGCTATGGGATGCAGGCCCACATGACGACTTAGTGGAGGTGCTTCATTTGGCAGTGGTTTGCACTGTCGATTCTTTGTCAACACGACCGACGATGAAACAAGTTGTACGGAGATTAAAGCAACTGCAACCTCCGTCTTGTTAGGTATAGGAGCAgccatttttgttttgtatatttagGTTATTAAAGGTTGTAAGGTTGTAAATTGTAGCATAGTTTTTCTTCTTGTTGTATACGTGTAACAGTTCTCGTATCATCTCTATCATTTGTTcaataaaagcaaaaaatagAGAATTTTTCGGGATCTACCATCATTCCATTTTGTTTAGAAATACAAAAAAGGTTTGAAATCTGAATTACAGTTGACCTGACTTGAAAAGACAGGCATCGTTGTTATATAGTTACAAATGTGATACTGCAACCAGTTTAAGGAAGATTGCCTTGACTGGAGTTGCAGGTTCTAACCGACGACGATCTACCATCATTCCATCAAAGACAATCCAATATGATAgttttttaaattcaaaatttgcAGGTGGGGAAATAAGTAATAACACAGTTAAGGAGTCCAACAaagatgggtttttttttatgcttAATGAAGTGGTTTGTGCTCCAGAAAGGTAACTCTAAAGTATGCAGAGAAATGGAGGATCATGATTCATGAACATGAAGTAGGCAGGTAACATAAACCTGAAAAATACAGTTTATACTAAATAGCTGTAATGAGAGGACTTGAtataagaacaaaaatgaaagctATGTTGTTGTTCAGTTTTTTCATTTTGGGATCATTCGTGTGGATAGTAAATTAGTTATTACCCTTGTTGGGCATGTGTATTCATTCTTTCAAGTACATTATTTTGAATACTTTTCTTTTGGTCTCTATTTTATTTTGCGTTGCTAGTTATGAACTAGATACAGATTTGTTTCAATATGATTTCAGAACAAGATCTATTCAAAATTGAATGCAGATTTTCGAGCAAGATTTGTCCATATTTTTTGTTCACCtcttaatttttgttataaaagtaGATGAAGATAGTAGATGGTTATCAAGCAACTTAATTGTgactggaaaaaaaataatgctCTCTTGTTTTAGTTTAGTTTTAACTTATGCATCAGTTTGTTAAAATctgtatataattatatcatcCATATTCTATAATGGGAAAATTATCTGTCCTGCATTTTACCTAAGTTTGGGTacgagtattttaaa
The Erigeron canadensis isolate Cc75 chromosome 2, C_canadensis_v1, whole genome shotgun sequence DNA segment above includes these coding regions:
- the LOC122590021 gene encoding uncharacterized protein LOC122590021, producing MDQTTSPKSSVPPSTSISNATVSTTTSPTPLIALKAFKYPEIYTSPTDSIMSPVSKGILLARTKSKKTSFHVTNFSTSQEQSKIRDTKFGDTGALET
- the LOC122586450 gene encoding LRR receptor-like serine/threonine-protein kinase RPK2 gives rise to the protein MGHFQNQLFLLFTVFFVFHFYHVYSQDSDKSALLEFKASFLDPDGVLTSWNLSNPDHCSWIGVTCGSGSRVVAVNITGGGNSGGEIPVGIWGMEKLEVIDLEGNLISGNLQSRFSGLRRLRVLNLGFNQMSGEIPASLVEVKTLQVLNLAGNRINGSVPAFVNVFGDLRGLYLSFNQLSGNIPSEIGYNCRNLEHLELSGNLLVGGIPTSLGNCTKLQSLLLYSNLLQEEIPVELGRLEALQVLDVSRNSLSGALPRELGTCFNLSILVLSNLLNPIPMVFNSDDDLSALAPEDEFNYFEGTIPSEITTLPSLKLLWAPRTTLEGVFPDDWGACSSLEMVNLAQNLFVGKISKGFDSCNKLHFLDLSSNKLTGEISDKLRVPCMTVFDVSGNHLSGPIPTFHYTTCEPTDLSTTYLGYFTSETVSPLLFPNNVGDLAITHNFGGNNFTGQLASVPIARTGAKTAYAFLAGENELTGEFPGTLFESCAKLKSMVVNVSSNMLSGEIPMNIGQMCPSLTFLDVSTNRISGTIPTSFGDLGSLVAVNLSWNMLTGNIPIGFNKIKNLKNISLSGNNLTGRIPSGLGKVSSLEVLELFSNSLSGEIPDDLVELKNLTTLLLNNNKLSGPIPSGLANVKTMLKFNVSFNNLSGPLPSNDNLMKCSSVLGNPYLQSCKISPNSSPDQPPGSGFANLSGSPVSAPEGRGGLNSIAIASITSASAIFSVMLALMVLFFCTKWRPKPGAQNRGSVRKEVTVFTDIGVPLTFENVVRSTGSFNASNCIGNGGFGATYKAEISPGFLVAIKRLSVGRFQGVQQFDAEIKTLGRLRHPNLVTLIGYHASETEMFLIYNYLPGGNLERFIQERSVRAVDWRVLHKIALDIARALAYLHDQCVPRVLHRDVKPSNILLDDDFNAYLSDFGLARLLGTSETHATTGVAGTFGYVAPEYAMTCRVSDKADVYSYGVVLLELISDKKALDPSFSSYGNGFNIVAWACMLLRQGHAKEFFTAGLWDAGPHDDLVEVLHLAVVCTVDSLSTRPTMKQVVRRLKQLQPPSC